One Aciduliprofundum boonei T469 genomic region harbors:
- a CDS encoding cation:proton antiporter, protein MIDIWFLTAFILMVWIFMSLIRIILGPTAPDRVVGLDTINTLIVALMVILAVAYNQMIYVDIAIVYALLSFVSTLYIAKYLEGGI, encoded by the coding sequence ATGATAGATATATGGTTTCTTACAGCTTTTATTCTGATGGTATGGATCTTTATGTCATTAATTAGAATCATTTTGGGTCCAACTGCTCCAGATAGGGTGGTTGGGCTGGATACTATAAATACGCTGATTGTGGCTCTTATGGTAATATTAGCAGTGGCTTACAATCAGATGATATATGTGGATATAGCCATAGTGTATGCTCTGTTATCTTTCGTGAGTACTCTATACATTGCGAAATATTTAGAGGGGGGGATTTAA
- a CDS encoding nickel-dependent hydrogenase large subunit — MSEHAYSIPIGPLHPAIHEPITLKIDVEGERIVGVDVFCSQVHRGIEWIGMNRNNPIQSIYLAERVCGICNICHPFCMVQAVEDAAGISPPERADYIRTIMAELERIHSHLLWAGVAAHEIGFDTVFHYTWALREKVMDLIEYLSGNRVTKAIMMIGGVRRDISEEGKRKIKEGMQYYMEKFAKIEDIYLNDPTIRMRTRDVGILTREDALKLCAVGPVARASGVPKDVRQDFPYGAYADYGVKAITPDMYNGETHGDVFDRIIVRLLEVKQSVEIIKWAVDNLPQGPILAEKNLVRLKLLLKKAEGEGIGRVEAPRGEDIHYVRLEKGKEPYLSWKIRAPTYNNVLPWIPMLLGGQIADVPIVAASTDPCMSCLNRVTVVDEKGKKYEITKEYMHKLSVRKTRRLMRNGSSRT, encoded by the coding sequence ATGAGTGAGCATGCTTATTCTATACCTATAGGTCCATTGCATCCGGCGATTCATGAGCCTATCACATTAAAGATAGATGTAGAGGGAGAGAGAATTGTAGGGGTAGATGTTTTTTGTTCTCAGGTTCATAGAGGAATAGAATGGATCGGTATGAATAGAAATAATCCTATCCAGAGTATATATTTGGCTGAAAGAGTATGCGGTATATGCAATATATGCCATCCTTTCTGTATGGTTCAAGCGGTTGAAGATGCAGCAGGTATATCCCCACCAGAACGGGCTGATTATATCCGCACCATAATGGCTGAATTGGAAAGAATTCATTCGCATCTTCTGTGGGCAGGGGTTGCAGCTCATGAAATTGGGTTTGATACTGTATTCCATTATACTTGGGCACTAAGAGAAAAAGTTATGGATCTTATCGAGTATCTCTCAGGAAATCGTGTTACCAAAGCAATAATGATGATTGGTGGAGTTAGAAGGGATATAAGCGAGGAAGGAAAGAGAAAGATAAAAGAAGGGATGCAATACTACATGGAAAAGTTCGCAAAGATTGAGGATATATACTTAAACGATCCAACTATTAGAATGAGAACCAGGGATGTGGGTATACTTACAAGAGAAGATGCCTTGAAACTTTGTGCAGTTGGACCGGTTGCCCGTGCATCTGGTGTACCTAAGGATGTACGTCAGGATTTCCCATATGGGGCTTATGCAGATTATGGAGTAAAAGCGATCACTCCTGATATGTATAATGGAGAAACCCATGGTGATGTATTTGATCGAATAATAGTAAGACTTCTTGAAGTCAAGCAGAGTGTAGAAATAATAAAATGGGCTGTGGATAATCTTCCTCAAGGACCTATATTGGCTGAGAAAAATTTGGTAAGGTTAAAATTGCTTCTAAAAAAGGCTGAAGGTGAAGGAATCGGGAGAGTAGAGGCACCAAGGGGTGAGGATATACATTATGTTAGGCTGGAGAAAGGTAAAGAGCCCTATCTCTCTTGGAAAATACGGGCTCCTACATATAATAATGTACTTCCTTGGATCCCTATGCTTCTTGGGGGGCAGATTGCAGATGTGCCTATCGTAGCTGCTTCCACAGACCCCTGTATGTCTTGTTTAAATCGTGTTACTGTGGTGGATGAGAAAGGAAAGAAATATGAGATTACGAAAGAATATATGCATAAGTTAAGTGTAAGAAAAACAAGGAGGTTGATGCGTAATGGTTCAAGTAGGACTTGA
- the hypA gene encoding hydrogenase nickel incorporation protein HypA encodes MHEWALAEGILKTAIEFAEKHNAKSIKGVTIILGELQDVEKEIVEFALNEMKKDTIAKDAKFSFSEEEAIFKCRDCGHTWKLKDVENKLNAEMREDIHFVPEVVHTFLSCPKCGSRDFEVVKGRGVYISEIVVEE; translated from the coding sequence ATGCATGAATGGGCCCTTGCAGAAGGAATATTAAAAACAGCTATAGAATTTGCAGAAAAACATAATGCTAAGAGTATAAAGGGTGTCACCATAATCCTTGGGGAATTACAAGATGTAGAAAAAGAAATCGTGGAGTTTGCCTTGAATGAAATGAAGAAAGACACCATAGCCAAAGATGCAAAGTTCTCTTTTAGTGAAGAAGAAGCAATTTTCAAATGCAGGGACTGTGGTCATACCTGGAAATTAAAGGATGTAGAAAATAAATTGAATGCAGAGATGAGAGAGGATATACATTTCGTACCTGAAGTTGTTCACACTTTCTTATCCTGCCCAAAATGTGGCAGCAGAGATTTTGAAGTCGTGAAAGGTAGAGGAGTATATATCTCTGAAATAGTAGTGGAGGAATGA
- a CDS encoding respiratory chain complex I subunit 1 family protein: protein MVQVGLEVVWYIAATFLIILFAIPFGLLTKGIDRKLAAHMQWRVGPPIWQPFWDVKKLFQKETIVPDDAISWLYNAAPILCLASTVIILLYIPLGPFSPVLNGHGDVILILYLLTIPSLAMVAGGFASSSPFASVGAQREMVLMMSYEFPLAATVIALAWKISSLFPHEAVFSLTAFVKHPVWNIMGPFGIVGAVILLIVLLLVTTGEITKVPFDIAEAETEIAEGVFVEYSGRNLGLFYLADAVKTVVMSALIVAIFFPYNLSPLLMPYISMPCWGWAIVDFLFFLLKLEIVIFFCMTFIRVSVARFRVDQVVKVYWGYLTLASLIALILIALDVML from the coding sequence ATGGTTCAAGTAGGACTTGAGGTTGTATGGTATATTGCCGCTACATTCTTGATTATTCTTTTTGCAATACCCTTTGGATTGCTTACCAAGGGTATTGATAGAAAACTGGCAGCGCATATGCAATGGAGAGTAGGTCCTCCCATATGGCAGCCTTTCTGGGATGTTAAAAAACTGTTTCAGAAGGAGACCATAGTGCCAGATGATGCGATTTCCTGGCTCTATAATGCTGCACCAATTCTTTGCCTTGCTTCTACGGTAATCATTTTACTTTATATCCCATTGGGACCGTTTTCTCCAGTACTGAATGGCCATGGAGATGTAATTTTAATTCTCTATCTTCTAACAATACCATCACTTGCAATGGTAGCCGGTGGTTTTGCATCTAGTTCTCCTTTTGCATCTGTGGGAGCGCAGAGGGAAATGGTTCTTATGATGTCCTATGAATTCCCCTTGGCAGCCACGGTAATTGCTCTGGCATGGAAGATATCCTCTTTGTTCCCGCATGAGGCAGTATTTTCTCTCACGGCTTTTGTAAAACATCCTGTATGGAATATTATGGGGCCCTTCGGAATAGTTGGGGCCGTCATACTTCTCATAGTGTTGCTTCTTGTGACAACAGGTGAGATAACCAAGGTGCCCTTTGATATAGCAGAGGCGGAAACTGAGATCGCGGAAGGTGTGTTTGTGGAATATTCCGGTAGAAATCTGGGATTGTTCTATCTTGCAGATGCTGTGAAAACGGTGGTAATGTCTGCACTTATAGTTGCCATATTCTTCCCCTACAATCTCTCACCCCTTCTAATGCCCTATATATCCATGCCGTGCTGGGGATGGGCTATTGTTGACTTCCTATTCTTCCTTTTAAAACTGGAGATAGTGATATTCTTCTGCATGACATTCATCAGAGTTTCTGTGGCAAGATTCAGGGTGGACCAGGTGGTCAAGGTTTACTGGGGATATCTTACACTGGCTTCGTTGATTGCCCTTATACTAATAGCCTTAGATGTGATGTTGTGA
- a CDS encoding 4Fe-4S dicluster domain-containing protein yields the protein MMFFKVLKLLLKKPFTNKFPVKYAPKNTLGLVEKVQKGEVKINPPVATPPGFRGKLEYDIDECVGCGLCAQVCPSHAIELVRDKKWIIMHCKEGAKLAAPLKIKIYVSRCVFCGQCVDVCPRKCLKMSDEFLLANEDKLAEDLIIPGP from the coding sequence ATGATGTTTTTTAAAGTTTTGAAATTGCTTCTAAAAAAACCATTCACCAACAAATTCCCTGTGAAATATGCACCTAAAAATACGCTTGGCTTGGTAGAAAAGGTTCAGAAGGGGGAAGTAAAAATTAATCCCCCTGTCGCTACTCCTCCCGGTTTCCGTGGTAAATTAGAATACGATATAGATGAATGCGTTGGATGCGGTCTCTGTGCCCAGGTTTGTCCTTCTCATGCCATAGAACTGGTAAGGGATAAAAAGTGGATTATAATGCACTGTAAAGAGGGTGCAAAATTGGCAGCCCCTCTGAAAATAAAGATCTATGTGTCTCGATGTGTTTTCTGTGGTCAGTGTGTTGATGTCTGTCCTCGCAAATGCCTAAAGATGAGTGATGAATTTCTTTTAGCGAATGAGGATAAATTGGCAGAGGATTTAATAATTCCTGGTCCTTGA
- a CDS encoding DUF4040 domain-containing protein, protein MIFENLLQILLLAGLIISAYLAIRYRDLLACAVALGVFSFLLSLEFYILQAPDVAIAEAGIGAGLTTAIFILAIKGTYRWEVEE, encoded by the coding sequence ATGATATTTGAAAACCTTCTTCAAATCCTTCTTCTTGCAGGTTTAATAATTAGTGCATATCTGGCGATAAGATATCGGGATTTATTAGCTTGTGCAGTAGCATTGGGAGTATTCTCTTTTCTCTTATCCCTGGAATTCTATATCCTTCAAGCACCGGATGTGGCAATAGCTGAAGCAGGTATCGGGGCAGGACTTACAACCGCAATATTCATTCTTGCAATTAAAGGCACTTATAGATGGGAGGTGGAAGAATGA
- a CDS encoding proton-conducting transporter membrane subunit codes for MIWDVLVEHAPAFIIIVPLIAAFATPVISRVSARARNIWVILALALTEIFVVILLYQVYNFGTQVYVFGATSPNLTVPPDSGGIPIRIIFVVDGMSIFMAFTASTVALAGVIYSISCEKEQTGQDKYYSLLLLMTVGMLGMMLTGDLFNFFVFLEINSLASAALVAYRVDRGVAVEAAFKYAIISSLGGLMVLFAIGILYGEYDALNMAMVAYRMHATGFSNLDKIAMALLTVTLAMKAGAIPMHFWVPDGYGKAPGAISAMLVTASQASLYGLFRVNFTVFGLAANTFTLGWFIIILGVLSMFVGVTMALIQHDIKRLMAYHAISQTGYMLLGVGVGLATLGTAAFHQYGFAAMEGGIFHIINHAMYKGLLFLTAGAIIYRVGTSDLDKMGGLGHTMKYTMIFFMIGALAIAGIPPFNGFASKLLIYESVYQFNPILSILAMIVSILTLASFVKVFHSAFMGPKRYDVKEVPLPMLVGMGILTFFIIFFGLFPNIAMQYLVTPAATALSDPVGYITRVLGGGFP; via the coding sequence ATGATATGGGATGTTTTAGTTGAGCACGCCCCTGCCTTTATTATAATTGTGCCGCTGATCGCCGCCTTCGCCACTCCGGTAATATCTCGGGTGAGTGCCAGAGCCAGAAACATATGGGTAATATTGGCTCTGGCACTAACAGAAATATTCGTGGTAATACTCCTTTACCAAGTTTATAATTTTGGTACACAGGTGTATGTTTTTGGAGCGACATCTCCTAATTTAACTGTTCCTCCAGATTCTGGAGGAATTCCTATCAGAATAATATTTGTAGTTGATGGTATGAGTATCTTTATGGCATTTACCGCCTCCACGGTGGCTTTGGCAGGAGTTATTTACTCAATATCCTGTGAAAAAGAACAAACTGGGCAAGATAAATATTACTCCCTTCTTCTCCTTATGACTGTGGGTATGCTGGGAATGATGTTAACAGGAGACCTTTTTAATTTCTTTGTATTCCTTGAGATAAACTCTTTGGCTTCTGCAGCTCTTGTGGCCTACCGAGTGGATAGAGGTGTGGCAGTAGAGGCAGCGTTCAAGTACGCTATTATAAGTTCTTTGGGAGGATTAATGGTTCTCTTTGCTATAGGGATACTTTATGGAGAGTATGATGCTTTGAATATGGCCATGGTTGCTTATAGAATGCATGCCACAGGCTTTTCAAATCTTGACAAGATAGCAATGGCTCTGTTAACCGTAACCTTAGCCATGAAGGCTGGAGCAATACCTATGCACTTCTGGGTACCTGATGGATACGGCAAGGCTCCAGGAGCTATAAGTGCCATGCTGGTAACTGCCTCACAGGCCTCTCTCTATGGGCTTTTCAGGGTTAATTTTACAGTATTTGGGCTTGCAGCCAATACCTTTACCCTTGGCTGGTTTATTATAATTCTTGGTGTTTTGAGTATGTTTGTGGGAGTTACAATGGCACTTATACAGCATGATATAAAGAGACTTATGGCCTATCATGCCATTTCTCAAACAGGATATATGCTCTTGGGTGTGGGTGTGGGATTAGCAACCCTTGGAACTGCTGCATTTCACCAATATGGTTTTGCTGCCATGGAGGGAGGAATATTCCACATAATTAACCATGCCATGTATAAGGGTCTCTTGTTCCTAACAGCCGGGGCGATAATTTATAGGGTTGGCACCTCAGATCTGGATAAAATGGGTGGCCTTGGGCATACTATGAAATACACTATGATATTCTTTATGATTGGGGCTCTGGCCATAGCAGGTATTCCTCCATTTAATGGTTTTGCATCCAAGTTGCTTATATACGAATCGGTTTATCAATTCAATCCTATACTTTCGATTCTTGCAATGATTGTAAGCATACTTACCTTGGCATCCTTCGTTAAGGTATTCCACTCTGCCTTTATGGGACCCAAGAGGTACGATGTTAAGGAGGTACCTCTACCAATGCTTGTTGGAATGGGTATATTGACATTCTTCATAATATTCTTTGGACTGTTCCCCAACATAGCAATGCAATATCTAGTGACTCCAGCCGCCACCGCTCTTTCTGATCCCGTGGGTTATATAACTCGTGTACTAGGAGGTGGTTTTCCATGA
- a CDS encoding monovalent cation/H+ antiporter subunit E, protein MLAFIITAVVTFVTYLILTAGSGNFLLFWSPSEIIMGIFLSLIVGFITRNYLCKSKNYRMLNPIRWLLFIVYGFGPFFFAMAKANIDVAYRVITGKIRPGIVKIDPKLKTDYGITFLANSITLTPGTLTVDVDDNNVLYVHWINVPEGEEKKEYADINKVCGSFPKWTRRVAE, encoded by the coding sequence ATGTTGGCGTTTATAATTACGGCTGTTGTCACATTCGTAACATATCTCATACTTACTGCAGGTAGTGGTAATTTTCTACTATTTTGGTCTCCATCTGAAATTATAATGGGGATATTTCTGAGCTTAATAGTAGGTTTTATAACTCGAAATTATTTATGCAAATCGAAGAATTATAGGATGTTAAATCCCATCCGCTGGCTTCTTTTCATTGTTTATGGTTTTGGACCTTTTTTCTTTGCTATGGCCAAGGCAAATATTGATGTTGCTTATAGGGTCATAACTGGGAAAATTAGACCCGGGATAGTTAAAATAGATCCCAAACTTAAAACCGATTATGGAATAACTTTCCTAGCCAATTCCATAACTCTTACCCCTGGAACCCTCACCGTAGATGTGGACGATAACAATGTCCTGTATGTGCATTGGATAAATGTGCCTGAGGGAGAAGAAAAAAAAGAGTATGCAGATATAAATAAGGTTTGTGGGTCATTTCCAAAATGGACAAGGAGGGTTGCAGAATGA
- the mbhE gene encoding hydrogen gas-evolving membrane-bound hydrogenase subunit E, producing MRKLLLCSALIVVLAAFLYVSINPADFGHPTGDHLVFGHPKYTDMDNYFIHNGQNQTGANNIVTSIVFDYRGFDTLGEASVLFTAVLAVGVVLRILRRDAK from the coding sequence ATGAGGAAGTTGCTGTTATGTTCTGCTCTGATCGTTGTGCTGGCAGCATTTCTATATGTTTCAATAAATCCAGCTGATTTTGGTCATCCCACTGGTGATCATTTGGTATTTGGACACCCAAAGTATACGGATATGGATAATTATTTTATTCATAATGGTCAGAATCAGACAGGGGCGAATAATATAGTTACCAGCATAGTGTTCGATTATAGAGGTTTTGATACTTTGGGAGAAGCATCTGTACTGTTTACGGCTGTTCTCGCAGTGGGGGTGGTCTTAAGGATCTTGAGGAGGGATGCCAAATGA
- a CDS encoding sodium:proton antiporter: protein MLFNLVYITVAVVIIIGLYAALFKRNLIKIVIGLSLIESGVNLFLVSLGYREGGIAPIYTNAPSTYMVLPTPQALTLTSIVIGVATTAMLLAFCVVIYRYYGTLDSRKVRRLKG from the coding sequence ATGCTGTTTAATTTAGTTTATATCACAGTAGCAGTTGTGATAATCATCGGTCTCTATGCCGCTCTTTTTAAGAGAAATCTAATAAAAATAGTGATTGGCCTGAGTCTCATAGAAAGTGGAGTAAATCTTTTCCTTGTCTCTTTGGGATATCGTGAGGGCGGAATTGCCCCCATTTACACAAATGCTCCTTCTACCTATATGGTTTTACCTACACCTCAGGCACTTACTCTAACATCGATAGTTATAGGAGTGGCCACAACGGCTATGCTTTTAGCCTTTTGTGTTGTGATTTATAGATATTATGGAACCTTGGACTCTAGAAAGGTAAGGAGGTTGAAAGGATGA
- a CDS encoding Lrp/AsnC family transcriptional regulator — MDRTLIPVDDLDLSILCALRQNARISNLELAKELGVSEATVRRRVKILEEKGIIKGYSALINCHAVENSIKAFVYIKVDKRHIDEIANELMKENRLITLYRILGEYDLLCECLFLSMKELQEFTDKKLKMEGVITTVTHVVSRAYRPCEWVGI; from the coding sequence ATGGATAGAACGCTCATTCCTGTTGATGACCTTGATTTGTCAATTCTCTGTGCTTTGAGACAAAATGCTAGAATCTCGAATTTAGAACTTGCAAAAGAGCTTGGTGTAAGTGAGGCAACTGTTAGGAGAAGGGTGAAGATTTTAGAAGAGAAGGGAATAATAAAGGGCTATTCAGCGCTTATAAACTGTCATGCCGTGGAAAATAGCATTAAGGCGTTTGTTTATATAAAGGTGGATAAGAGGCATATAGATGAGATTGCCAATGAGCTTATGAAAGAAAACAGGCTTATAACACTTTATAGAATTCTTGGAGAATATGATTTGCTCTGTGAGTGCTTATTTTTGAGCATGAAAGAGTTGCAGGAATTTACAGATAAAAAACTCAAGATGGAGGGTGTAATCACCACAGTGACACATGTGGTTTCCAGGGCTTACAGACCTTGTGAATGGGTTGGGATATAA
- a CDS encoding NADH-quinone oxidoreductase subunit B family protein, which produces MPKLPSKSFDRSLWVFHVNTGSCNGCDIEILAALTPRYDVERFGIKLVGSPRHADALLVTGPVTRDMEDKVKRFYEQVPDPKVVIVIGSCGISGGVFHESYNLVGPVDKVIPVDVYVPGCPPRPEAIIDGVVKAWMKLERLRREKK; this is translated from the coding sequence ATGCCCAAATTACCCTCCAAGAGCTTTGATCGTTCACTTTGGGTATTTCATGTTAACACCGGCTCCTGCAATGGATGTGATATTGAGATTCTTGCTGCGCTCACACCTAGATATGATGTTGAGAGATTTGGTATAAAACTTGTTGGTTCTCCAAGGCATGCAGATGCTCTCCTCGTTACAGGGCCAGTCACGAGGGATATGGAGGATAAGGTAAAGCGTTTCTACGAGCAGGTACCAGACCCCAAGGTTGTTATCGTTATAGGCTCCTGTGGGATAAGTGGAGGAGTTTTCCATGAATCCTATAACCTTGTCGGTCCGGTGGACAAGGTAATTCCAGTGGATGTATATGTACCAGGATGTCCTCCTAGGCCAGAGGCTATAATTGATGGCGTTGTGAAAGCGTGGATGAAACTGGAAAGATTGAGGAGGGAGAAAAAATGA
- a CDS encoding P-loop NTPase, with protein MIDPRVKAIDERTKGIKRIIPVVSGKGGVGKSLVSTTLSLILKEMGYKVGLLDLDFHGASAHIILNAEISKLPEEKKGVIPPDVEGIKFMSIVFYSEDKATPLRGVEISNALIELMAITRWSTLDFLIIDMPPGMGDQLLDILRFLKRGEFIVVGSPSPLTMNVVQKIHSLLIEQKMNILGLIENMVRNTSTLKKIAEEMGVRYLGEVRFDPEIDKLIGKPKHILTTDFGEDMKKIAEKISRTRNY; from the coding sequence ATGATAGATCCCAGAGTAAAGGCCATAGATGAGAGAACAAAAGGTATTAAAAGGATAATCCCTGTTGTAAGCGGGAAGGGTGGCGTAGGAAAATCATTAGTATCTACCACTTTGTCTTTAATCTTGAAAGAAATGGGATACAAGGTGGGTTTATTAGACTTAGATTTTCATGGGGCCAGTGCACACATAATTTTAAATGCAGAAATTTCCAAACTTCCCGAAGAGAAAAAGGGCGTGATTCCTCCAGATGTTGAGGGAATTAAATTTATGAGCATAGTTTTTTATTCTGAAGATAAAGCAACACCTCTCCGAGGCGTAGAAATAAGCAACGCACTCATAGAACTCATGGCAATAACAAGATGGTCCACATTAGATTTTCTTATAATAGATATGCCTCCAGGAATGGGTGACCAACTTTTGGATATACTTAGATTCTTGAAAAGAGGAGAGTTTATTGTTGTAGGTTCCCCATCACCCCTTACAATGAATGTAGTGCAAAAGATTCATTCTTTACTTATTGAGCAAAAAATGAATATCTTAGGACTTATCGAAAACATGGTTAGGAATACAAGCACTCTCAAAAAGATTGCAGAGGAGATGGGTGTGAGATACTTGGGAGAAGTACGATTTGACCCGGAGATTGACAAACTCATAGGAAAACCTAAACATATTCTCACAACGGATTTTGGGGAGGATATGAAAAAAATAGCAGAAAAAATTTCAAGGACCAGGAATTATTAA
- a CDS encoding Na(+)/H(+) antiporter subunit B, producing the protein MMSKIVRTQANFLYPLIMIFGFYVVAHGHLTPGGGFQGGAVIATGVALIAVAYSYKNVKSWIKKTHLSGAEAVGLLTFIITALLGISTSFFYNWLANTGLLFGKPVPYGINPGYLNTAGVIPIMNFAVGIEVLGGLGVIIMYYLHYIKEVSKDAV; encoded by the coding sequence ATGATGAGTAAAATAGTTCGGACTCAGGCAAACTTTCTTTATCCTCTCATTATGATTTTTGGATTTTATGTAGTTGCCCATGGACATCTAACCCCGGGGGGTGGTTTTCAAGGTGGTGCTGTTATAGCCACTGGTGTAGCCCTTATTGCGGTAGCTTATAGCTATAAGAATGTGAAATCGTGGATAAAGAAAACTCACTTATCTGGAGCAGAAGCCGTAGGTCTTTTAACTTTCATAATTACAGCACTCTTAGGTATAAGCACATCGTTTTTCTATAATTGGCTTGCAAATACAGGCTTGCTTTTTGGAAAACCTGTGCCTTATGGTATAAATCCTGGCTATCTGAATACCGCGGGAGTTATTCCCATAATGAATTTTGCGGTGGGAATAGAGGTTCTAGGTGGTCTGGGTGTCATCATAATGTACTATCTTCACTACATAAAGGAGGTGAGTAAGGATGCTGTTTAA
- the mnhG gene encoding monovalent cation/H(+) antiporter subunit G, whose product MWTEYLIYIFIGIGLTFNGLGTIGLLRFPDVYTRLHAATKATTFGSIFTSLAVVTWAFTQLYLTGQAWGLTLALHTFVAIAALLLTNPVGAHAIARAAHRSGVLPKYAVVDKLEEVKK is encoded by the coding sequence ATGTGGACGGAATATCTCATATATATTTTCATTGGGATAGGCCTTACTTTTAATGGCCTAGGTACCATAGGTCTTTTGAGATTTCCAGATGTCTATACTAGATTACATGCCGCTACAAAAGCCACCACCTTTGGCTCCATATTCACATCTCTTGCGGTTGTTACTTGGGCTTTTACTCAACTGTATTTAACTGGACAGGCATGGGGTCTCACTCTTGCTTTACATACCTTTGTTGCCATAGCCGCTTTGCTACTCACGAATCCTGTTGGTGCACATGCTATTGCTAGAGCTGCACATAGAAGTGGAGTTTTGCCGAAGTATGCAGTGGTAGATAAGCTAGAGGAGGTGAAAAAATGA
- a CDS encoding NADH-quinone oxidoreductase subunit C, which yields MKTEDVINMIKKRIDCEINIKEIPCGLKKIKRTNIFVNIKREDFRKFMDLLFEIQDYPHFAVISVTDLGEDMELLYHFTIDYGKQNDEKTISLRVKLPKNDLRIETITDLIPGAMISEREIHEMVGVDFIGLEDTRHFFLPENWPEGKYPWRRDETFPSEMLNKLYETWKEDDKDE from the coding sequence ATGAAAACAGAAGATGTAATAAATATGATAAAGAAGAGGATTGATTGCGAGATAAATATCAAAGAGATCCCTTGTGGGCTCAAAAAGATAAAGAGAACCAATATATTCGTAAATATAAAACGTGAGGATTTCCGCAAATTTATGGATTTACTTTTTGAGATACAAGATTATCCTCATTTTGCAGTTATATCTGTGACAGATTTGGGAGAGGATATGGAACTCCTTTATCATTTTACCATTGATTATGGTAAGCAAAACGATGAGAAGACTATTTCCCTTAGGGTTAAATTACCCAAGAATGACCTTAGAATTGAAACAATAACTGATCTTATACCTGGAGCGATGATATCAGAAAGGGAGATTCATGAGATGGTTGGTGTAGATTTCATAGGACTTGAGGATACGAGACATTTCTTCTTGCCGGAGAATTGGCCTGAAGGTAAATATCCTTGGCGTAGAGATGAAACATTTCCTAGCGAGATGCTAAATAAGTTATATGAAACATGGAAGGAGGATGATAAGGATGAGTGA